Proteins from one Oryzomonas sagensis genomic window:
- a CDS encoding tetratricopeptide repeat protein, translating to MKPPAAIFFYVIFFIVASMPAWGFDGMDIPKIKKMAEEGNADAQSKLGVLYASGVGIKMDKQEAVRWYRKSAEQGYPVGQWNLAFMYVRGEGTAADFTEARKLFRKSAESGFANAEYDLGMMLLQGLGGKEDREEAEKWFRMAAEQGYREANNILKELDQK from the coding sequence ATGAAACCGCCTGCCGCAATCTTTTTCTACGTCATTTTTTTCATCGTGGCCTCGATGCCTGCATGGGGATTCGATGGCATGGATATTCCCAAAATCAAGAAGATGGCGGAAGAAGGCAATGCGGATGCCCAATCGAAACTTGGTGTGCTGTATGCTTCCGGCGTGGGCATAAAAATGGATAAGCAGGAAGCGGTTAGATGGTATCGGAAATCGGCCGAGCAAGGCTACCCGGTTGGTCAGTGGAATCTGGCATTCATGTACGTGAGAGGAGAGGGGACCGCAGCCGACTTCACTGAAGCACGCAAACTTTTCCGCAAGTCCGCGGAAAGCGGATTCGCAAACGCCGAATATGATTTGGGAATGATGCTTCTTCAAGGGCTTGGCGGCAAGGAGGACCGGGAGGAAGCGGAAAAATGGTTCCGTATGGCCGCGGAACAGGGATATCGGGAAGCTAATAACATCCTGAAAGAACTTGATCAGAAGTAG
- a CDS encoding cytochrome c3 family protein produces MTRHKALTSILDGYPTLPPVEEICREHEERAKAVCLQQKTASVPLSPTAARGSEHNPYKEKLCNSCHKADKGGGSGGEDGLLIKPREYLCVTCHKDLLTKRFQHGPAAVGDCLACHLPHTSANPALLNTKKEALCVKCHTERRKAVRMHDLFVEKGITCDNCHDPHSGDSMYFLK; encoded by the coding sequence GTGACCCGCCATAAGGCCTTGACCTCTATCCTGGATGGTTACCCAACCTTGCCGCCTGTCGAGGAGATCTGCCGGGAGCACGAAGAGCGGGCTAAGGCGGTCTGTTTACAACAGAAAACAGCCTCTGTTCCACTCTCACCAACGGCGGCCCGGGGTTCCGAGCACAACCCCTATAAGGAGAAACTCTGCAATTCTTGCCATAAAGCGGACAAGGGGGGCGGGAGCGGCGGCGAAGATGGACTGTTGATCAAGCCCCGGGAATACCTTTGTGTTACCTGCCACAAGGACCTGCTGACAAAGCGGTTTCAGCACGGTCCCGCGGCGGTCGGCGATTGCTTGGCCTGTCATCTCCCTCATACCTCCGCCAACCCGGCGCTGCTCAACACGAAGAAAGAGGCTCTCTGCGTCAAGTGCCACACCGAGCGCCGCAAAGCGGTCCGTATGCACGACCTGTTCGTCGAAAAGGGAATAACCTGCGATAACTGTCACGATCCCCATTCCGGGGATTCGATGTACTTCTTGAAATAG
- a CDS encoding cytochrome C, protein MKRFGIKTGLLTATAAASLALTAGTSFAAHPSVTLYTFEEIGMQMAGGAKVPVQVDANGKGMPYSPKQTCGTAGCHVKNGVDYTYDKISDHAFHSNQGRSEYVDSSTGKFDATKNKPWTQSTAMVGKW, encoded by the coding sequence ATGAAACGATTCGGAATAAAGACAGGCTTACTGACGGCAACAGCTGCCGCCAGTCTGGCCTTGACGGCCGGCACTTCGTTTGCCGCCCATCCGTCAGTCACGCTGTACACATTCGAAGAGATCGGCATGCAAATGGCTGGTGGAGCGAAAGTCCCGGTACAGGTGGACGCGAACGGGAAAGGCATGCCCTACAGCCCGAAGCAGACGTGCGGTACTGCAGGCTGCCACGTGAAGAACGGCGTCGATTACACCTATGACAAGATATCCGACCACGCTTTTCACTCGAACCAAGGCAGAAGTGAGTACGTCGACTCTTCCACCGGAAAATTTGATGCCACCAAGAACAAACCATGGACCCAGTCGACCGCCATGGTTGGCAAGTGGTGA
- a CDS encoding cytochrome c3 family protein → MLCLGCHDSAPFSRKYVHGPVASGSCTTCHDPHQSDAKSLLKGASREVCLACHAHFAKKMQAAAIIHPPVKKEPCTSCHDPHSSAWPNLLKRAMPDLCTGCHKETGKKIKNSQVPHKPVIEGKLCANCHTAHFSKARGLLLADDEKSACLGCHNTDKLGDPALSNIKKELDVSKHLHGPIQKGRCSGCHSPHGSDFPHILAGNYPSDFYVAYNDDSYSLCTKCHDKNLFRFAETTLYTKFRNGSRNLHYVHVNSSKGRSCRACHEPHASNGPKLVSADGARFGQWRIKSRFQLTPTGGSCAPGCHRRFRYDRITPFDLNATTQK, encoded by the coding sequence GTGCTCTGTCTGGGCTGCCATGATAGCGCACCTTTCAGCCGGAAATACGTTCACGGCCCGGTGGCGAGCGGGAGTTGCACGACGTGCCATGACCCGCATCAATCTGACGCCAAGTCCCTTTTAAAAGGCGCTTCCCGCGAAGTCTGCCTGGCGTGTCATGCCCATTTTGCCAAGAAAATGCAGGCTGCGGCGATCATCCACCCTCCCGTGAAGAAAGAGCCGTGCACATCCTGTCACGACCCGCACAGTTCGGCATGGCCCAACCTCCTGAAACGGGCGATGCCGGACCTCTGTACAGGCTGCCACAAGGAAACCGGGAAAAAGATCAAGAACAGTCAAGTCCCCCACAAACCTGTCATTGAGGGCAAGCTCTGCGCCAACTGCCATACGGCCCACTTCTCCAAGGCCCGGGGGCTGCTTCTGGCCGATGACGAGAAAAGCGCCTGCCTCGGCTGCCACAACACCGACAAGCTTGGCGACCCGGCCCTGAGCAACATCAAAAAGGAACTGGATGTGAGCAAACACCTGCATGGCCCGATCCAGAAGGGGCGGTGCAGTGGTTGTCATTCTCCCCACGGGTCCGACTTCCCTCATATTCTGGCTGGAAACTACCCCAGCGATTTTTATGTCGCCTATAATGATGACAGCTACAGCTTATGCACAAAGTGCCATGACAAAAATCTCTTCCGTTTCGCCGAAACGACGCTCTATACAAAATTCCGTAATGGCAGCAGGAACCTTCACTATGTGCATGTTAACTCCAGTAAGGGGCGCAGCTGCCGGGCTTGCCACGAGCCGCACGCATCAAACGGCCCAAAGCTGGTCAGTGCCGATGGCGCAAGGTTTGGCCAATGGCGGATCAAGAGCCGTTTTCAACTTACTCCGACCGGCGGGAGTTGCGCTCCGGGATGTCACCGCCGCTTTCGTTACGATCGGATAACACCGTTCGACCTGAACGCCACAACTCAAAAATAG
- a CDS encoding cytochrome c3 family protein: MLNIVWPVLTLMASLIITIATPAPAGAAGILNSKHNLSVSGPGSIKALNEERVCIFCHTPHHANPSTPLWSRPTSTAIYDLYQSSTLVAKPGQPSGSARLCLSCHDGTIALGTFYGSSEAIAMAGGITTIPANYPTNLKTDLRDDHPVSLAYTNELAQQNGQLNTPGSLPHAIRLEEGGMLQCTACHNPHSNNYGKFLVMDNSGSALCTACHNITGWRTSTHAAAGQGAGCTLCHASHNAGRNARLLKFAIDDANCLQCHSATGGSIDVATAITKFYNHPVGATSGIHDPTENPLTALKHVECEDCHNPHQSKSASASAPAAPGPLLGVRGVSSAGAVLPSYAANEYEICFRCHAENSFYGTQTIVRQIQELNTRLVFDISNPSFHPVVGIGKGGNVPSLRTQYSVSSMIYCCDCHANDDSSQAKGPHGSNFKHILVARYETEIYPLVYSDANYALCYRCHDQNILLDPGKSAFSGHQQHLVTHKVPCSVCHAPHGVPQARGATTAANSHLINFDIRFVTSGTYDSTARSCTVSCHATNPKYY, translated from the coding sequence ATGTTGAACATAGTATGGCCTGTACTGACGCTGATGGCATCTTTGATCATTACCATCGCCACGCCTGCTCCGGCAGGGGCGGCAGGGATACTGAACAGCAAGCATAATCTGTCCGTATCGGGCCCCGGTTCCATCAAGGCGCTCAACGAAGAGCGGGTCTGTATCTTCTGCCACACCCCCCATCACGCGAATCCCTCCACACCGCTCTGGAGCCGCCCGACAAGCACGGCCATCTACGATCTGTACCAGTCATCCACGCTGGTGGCAAAGCCGGGGCAACCGAGCGGTTCCGCACGTCTCTGCCTCAGCTGCCACGACGGCACCATTGCTCTGGGGACCTTTTACGGCTCTTCGGAAGCAATCGCGATGGCAGGAGGAATAACTACCATACCAGCCAACTACCCAACCAACCTGAAAACCGACCTGCGTGACGACCACCCCGTATCCCTTGCCTATACAAACGAATTGGCCCAGCAGAACGGGCAGCTCAACACCCCCGGCTCTCTTCCCCATGCAATACGGCTCGAAGAGGGCGGAATGCTGCAGTGCACAGCCTGCCACAACCCCCACAGCAACAACTACGGCAAATTCCTGGTTATGGATAACTCCGGCTCAGCCCTTTGCACCGCCTGTCACAACATAACCGGCTGGCGTACCTCCACCCATGCCGCCGCAGGCCAGGGCGCGGGCTGTACGCTCTGCCATGCCAGCCATAATGCCGGCAGAAATGCACGTCTGCTCAAATTCGCCATCGATGACGCCAATTGTTTGCAATGTCATTCGGCAACGGGGGGGAGCATAGACGTTGCGACCGCCATTACCAAGTTCTACAATCATCCCGTGGGGGCCACCAGCGGCATCCACGACCCCACGGAAAACCCGCTGACCGCCCTGAAGCATGTTGAATGTGAAGATTGCCACAACCCTCATCAGTCGAAGAGCGCTTCCGCGTCGGCGCCGGCTGCGCCTGGTCCGCTCCTGGGGGTAAGGGGAGTTTCGAGCGCCGGGGCGGTGCTCCCCTCGTACGCTGCAAATGAGTATGAGATCTGTTTTCGCTGCCATGCAGAGAACAGTTTTTACGGCACACAGACGATCGTCAGGCAGATACAAGAGCTTAATACGCGGCTGGTGTTTGACATCTCAAACCCGTCTTTCCACCCGGTAGTGGGCATCGGTAAGGGGGGCAACGTGCCGAGCCTGCGAACTCAGTACAGTGTCAGCAGCATGATTTACTGCTGCGACTGCCACGCCAACGACGATAGCAGCCAGGCTAAAGGACCGCACGGTTCAAACTTTAAACATATCTTGGTTGCCCGTTATGAAACGGAAATCTACCCGCTTGTCTACAGTGATGCCAATTATGCACTCTGCTATCGCTGCCATGATCAGAATATTCTGCTTGATCCCGGCAAATCTGCATTCTCGGGCCACCAGCAGCATCTTGTTACCCACAAAGTACCTTGCTCGGTCTGCCATGCCCCCCATGGAGTCCCGCAGGCCCGAGGAGCCACCACCGCGGCCAACTCTCATCTCATCAATTTCGACATCCGTTTTGTCACATCAGGAACATACGACTCCACGGCACGAAGCTGCACGGTAAGCTGCCATGCGACCAATCCGAAATACTATTGA
- a CDS encoding cytochrome c3 family protein — protein sequence MNKQIITLVALAGIVAGTTIAYGAAGSNGGGIVGSKHDMNVFLTTNGGTKDLDQRVCAYCHTPHHAADPTQTVTKTVTNPTTGLSTDITYSVYVPLWSRAVLTSTFDQYVSATFNPAADGKFYDNMAGPSRLCMSCHDGVTAVDSYYGKTGTVTQLGDDQMNYFGQNHFAIGQSFGLANDHPVGFVYADMQTNPKYELKAAASPIGTKTIADVLTNIDGVGAVMTCASCHDVHNGTAVQNTAPASGRGYFLLAAQKDSALCLSCHDKNK from the coding sequence ATGAATAAACAGATCATTACCCTTGTCGCCCTCGCAGGCATCGTTGCGGGTACAACCATCGCCTATGGCGCCGCCGGTTCCAATGGCGGCGGTATTGTCGGTTCCAAGCACGATATGAACGTATTTCTCACCACCAACGGCGGCACGAAAGACCTTGATCAGCGTGTCTGCGCCTACTGCCATACCCCGCACCACGCAGCCGACCCGACGCAAACCGTCACGAAAACGGTGACCAATCCAACCACAGGTCTTTCAACGGATATCACGTATAGCGTCTACGTACCTCTCTGGAGCCGTGCCGTTCTCACCTCGACCTTTGACCAGTACGTCAGCGCCACCTTCAATCCCGCAGCTGACGGCAAATTTTACGACAACATGGCCGGTCCATCACGCCTTTGCATGAGCTGCCACGATGGTGTCACCGCCGTTGACTCCTACTATGGGAAAACCGGCACCGTAACCCAACTGGGAGACGATCAGATGAACTACTTCGGCCAGAATCACTTTGCCATCGGTCAGTCGTTTGGTCTTGCCAATGATCACCCGGTCGGCTTCGTCTATGCCGACATGCAGACAAACCCCAAATATGAGTTGAAAGCTGCCGCTTCACCCATCGGGACCAAGACAATTGCCGATGTCCTCACAAACATCGACGGGGTTGGGGCTGTCATGACCTGTGCCTCCTGTCACGACGTCCACAACGGCACTGCGGTGCAAAACACCGCACCCGCTTCCGGACGCGGTTACTTCCTGCTCGCGGCACAGAAAGACTCCGCGTTGTGCCTCTCATGCCATGACAAGAACAAATAA
- a CDS encoding 6-bladed beta-propeller, translating into MKRSPRHSGGQHGGSSAAIPLAWLLMLALVMGGAGCAIAPAPHAATMIDKIVWPPPPMAPRIVWVQTIATGNDVGIRKGFWGRLWGTVFGEEAMRITRPYGLHVDGKRRIFIADTGGQAIHVIDRASGRYELVRGDEANRLLSPIGVAEDRREIIYVSDSAAGKIYRFNLNDLKIGAFISQGLQRPTGIVYNPHNDLLYVSDTLAGQVVAFTTQGREVFRFGMPGENPGQFNRPTDLATDGGGRLFVTDALNGRVQIFAANGVYLKGFGKQGDASGLFAKPKGIGIDSEGHMHICDALFDTVQIFDEDGQFLLSYGNRGSGKGELWMPSGLFIDHNDFIYVADTYNNRLQVFRYIREVKEDSQAEAALGAVEEQAFDKGEP; encoded by the coding sequence ATGAAACGCTCACCGCGCCATTCAGGGGGACAGCATGGTGGATCATCGGCCGCAATTCCCCTGGCATGGCTTCTGATGCTTGCCCTCGTAATGGGAGGGGCGGGGTGCGCCATTGCCCCTGCGCCGCACGCCGCGACAATGATCGATAAGATCGTCTGGCCGCCCCCGCCCATGGCGCCCCGCATCGTCTGGGTCCAAACCATCGCCACTGGCAATGATGTCGGAATCCGCAAGGGGTTCTGGGGCAGATTATGGGGCACGGTCTTTGGTGAGGAGGCGATGCGCATCACACGCCCCTACGGCCTCCACGTAGATGGCAAAAGGAGAATTTTTATCGCGGATACGGGAGGGCAGGCCATTCATGTCATCGATCGGGCTTCGGGACGTTACGAACTGGTCAGGGGGGATGAAGCCAACCGGCTCTTGTCGCCGATCGGCGTTGCGGAGGATAGGCGCGAAATTATCTACGTGAGCGACTCGGCAGCGGGAAAAATCTATCGGTTCAATCTTAACGATTTAAAGATTGGGGCGTTCATATCCCAGGGGCTGCAGCGCCCGACCGGCATCGTTTATAATCCGCACAACGACCTGCTTTATGTCAGCGATACCCTGGCCGGCCAGGTGGTAGCGTTCACTACCCAAGGCAGGGAAGTCTTCCGTTTCGGCATGCCGGGTGAAAATCCGGGGCAATTCAACCGTCCCACGGATCTGGCGACCGATGGAGGGGGACGTCTCTTCGTAACCGATGCACTCAATGGCCGGGTGCAGATATTTGCCGCCAATGGGGTCTATCTGAAAGGATTCGGCAAACAAGGCGACGCGTCGGGACTCTTTGCCAAACCCAAAGGGATCGGCATTGACAGCGAAGGGCATATGCATATCTGCGATGCCCTCTTCGATACGGTACAGATATTCGACGAAGACGGGCAATTTCTGCTCAGCTATGGCAACCGGGGGAGCGGCAAAGGAGAACTCTGGATGCCGTCGGGGCTTTTTATCGACCACAATGATTTCATATATGTCGCCGACACGTACAACAACAGGCTCCAGGTGTTCCGGTACATCCGGGAGGTAAAGGAAGATTCGCAGGCTGAGGCCGCTTTGGGGGCGGTTGAAGAACAGGCATTCGATAAAGGAGAACCGTGA